The nucleotide window tggcctgcagcgtccgggatcgggctccctctgcgacgccgtgtccgcgggactacctccggactcaggcgctctggaggtcgggaccgccgagagggacgggtcgacacagcctgcatcgccgtcacccctgctaccgctctctgcctgcccagcgcaggagcggttgttgccgactccccccccgccgccatagccatgctcgtaggggggccgggggaggggagcctgtcccttaccacagaccccgaacgccgtgcccgacgtggcgaaacggcgtccgggatccgcgttaatgcagccacggtctcctccagccatccgggaccgtggtgcacagcagcggcacgcagccgctctaaaatcagggcctctgccatactaaaaagccgggcaacggggagctttgcttcttgtgtattactcctcccgctgcttccggctcaatgccgagaaacagcgggaagcgcagtaacggcccccccgtcccccctagctcctccccgtccctccttcagctccttcacctttccctcacctcttaacattaaccctttccctaccaggacggtcatgtcggcttccctcaagcctgcagctgcgtccagcctcttctatactgtatgggggcattatactgtaggggcagctatcaggggcattatactgtgtgggcagctatggggggcattatactgtgtgatgggcagctatggggggcattatagcgtgtgggggcagctatggggcattatactgtgtgcggggcagctatggggagcattacactgtgtggaggcagctatagggagcattatactgtgtgggggcattatactgtggaagcagctatgggggaattatactgtgggggcatccatgggggctgtggggcaagttggctgggcataggcgcacgCAGAGGCCTGGTGGTGTtgaggaggggtaggggggcccaagctgaatttttgcaccatgagccttagctacacccctgattggTGAGCTGCTGTGACCTTGACCGATTGATATAACGCATAGTTGGAACAAtgaatgacgatgcagcctttaaGTTTTGTAATCAATcagtcagagacaagcaggacccactctcagctgagccatcagttcagctgaactgacggaatccactgagagagaacgatacagcttctgtatacaggatacatggaagctgtatcataaaaagtataaaaaaaggttAATGAAAGTCAATTAGAAAAGTgaattaaaaacataaaacacattgatttattaataataataataataatttaaaaaatccattcaaaggtgtacaaagcctccaaggtccaaaataggctgactCCTATACAGGGTTAAAccatgcactaggcataacacagttttgcttggagtgttcctttaaaagttAAAATCCATAATGGATATCTTTCAGAAACCAGTTTTCCAAACTACGAATGACCTGATGTCTTGGGCCCCCATCCTTTATTATCTGACAGGCTTTACAGTACGGATATGACCAGTCTTTCCAAAGTTTCACGCTGTATtgggacctccaattgaaatactTCCTATATTTCTCATCATCCTTGTCTAATTCAAGGAGGTAGGCAGCCAGCTCCTTTGGATTTGAGAAGTCATCAACGTGTATGAAGGCATCTCCAGGGACATATCGTTCATAATTTTCACGAGATGTGCCGAGTACGACTGGCACTGTGCCTGAACCCATAGCATTCAGCCATAGTTTCTCTGTGATATAATCTAGGTAGATGGAATTCTCGAATGCCAAATAGAATTTATACTGAGATAGGGTTGAGTGAAAATCCTCCCTGCTCAGTTTCATGTGCCTTGCCCCATAAACATCCACAGATATGTGCTTCTTTAACTCCTCATAATAAGTAATACGAGGTACACCAGGGTACCATTTGCTGACAACCCAAGCTACCAACTTGGATTTTGGTGGAATAGTGTTGTTCTGAGGCTCCTTTAATGCTTCAAGATAACCATATGGAATGTAAATATCGGAATCGTGACGGAACGTCATTGTCAGGTTGAACATATTACCCCACATGTTCAAGTTGGAGATAATAAGTGGCGGCTCCAGGTTGAGCCATACCCAATGTTGATGAGGATTTCTTGGCTGTTGGGGCACTAAGTTTTTATTGTTCATGATATCGGCATAGTGCATAATCACTGCATCAGCCGCACTATACAGACTTCTATCTATGGATAGCCTACACCCTGTAATTCTGAACTCTGTCTCGCACCTATCTAATGGAAAATGTGTCCCCCACGGCCAGTTCCAAACCAGGACAAGAGTCTCTTTTGGTGGAGGAATTGTTTGTTGCGTCGTTGTTTTCACATTTTGGACCTCTTCATTTAGTGTTTCTGGATATTGTGAACATTTAAATACAATGCCAATGTGTTTCCAGTTATATGAAAAAAGGAAGATGAATACcaggataatgatgatgatgataggatATTGCTTCATCATTGCCAATATACTTTTTCTTCTGTATAATGAGAAGAGACAGTGTTAGATTTAGTTTATGCTTTATACAGATTGACAAATAGAATGAAGTCAAATCAGaaaggttagggtatgttcacacggcttattttcaaccgtttttcgggacgtaaacccggccgaaaaacggctgaaaaatcggaagcagaacgcctccaaacatcagcccattgatttcaatgggaaaaacagggtTCAAcagcagccatgactaaggacgcagtcagcgtcagaaacgcgtaggcaccgctccatTTGCTGTTTATCCCTCCATTGCATACTTGGGAAATTTATTCACATTCACTGCACTTGTTTTATCCTTTAtctcaataaaacttggaagaagattcctacaTTTTAACAGAATCATACAGACTCCTCGCTGGATCCAATCTCCTGTTTcttcccgtgtgaacatacccttagtcttaaaAAGTATGTCCCGCTTTGCAACCagcaactaaaataaaaaattaagcaactttgcaaatattccTTATTCAAATCTCCAACCGTTTGGTATACACAGCCCTTAGGcatacctatgtgtctccatggttacagactgcaaacaaaccctgtgtagtctgatcctgcagtcatactccttcTATCTATCCCCAACGTCTTACTAACATAAATTTGGTGGTTTAATTTGAAGTTGGGGATAGATGTAAGGGAGTATGGTCGAGATTTATTAAGAAAAATGTGCATGAAAAATGTACTTAAAAATTAACTAAGAAAGAAAAAATAGTTGCATGTCATGTTACGTAGGTACCATTGCCTCAGGGAGGCACCATAAGGCAGCACATGGAGTACAGGGACCATGCATGCAGCAACGGCGTGGGCATGGACCATAATACCGTTGGCGAACACTACTGTCAACTTCTCACTTGCCTGATAACAATAGATTGCTTTGCCCTGCACAGCACACAATAGTTAATAATAGAAAAGTAGTCCAGAACAGCACAATAGAGCGAAAgttcatttgcaaagacaaagggAGTGGAGTTGCTTATTATttaaagtacagtatatatagatgTGCTGCTTTTTTGGCGCAAAATAACTGCAAAGAAAAACCACGGAAAAATGTGCATGGAAAcaaacttttaggcctcatgttcACGACCGTGCAGTTTTTACGGTTTTCTCCGACATGATCgaaggggactcccctcttcgaTCGCGTCACCGGCAATCCAGTGACGTAATGGAAGACCGGGGAATCCGTCTGCAGTCAGTccaggggacctacaaaggaccacagggctgtctgctcagggctgtctgttctgtaagcctgctgttagggcacactatgtgctgccctaaccgcTGCCTGTGTAAAAAGTGACACAGAAGatcatgtattagcatacaggagtatgctattatattataagtgaaaaataaagttataaataaaatgATCCTTTAATGGGATtcaaaaaatgtatgtaacaaaaaaataaattatttgaagaaaaatgtgtttttattgtgcaaaagtggcaaaaaaaaacttCACATATTTGGGTTCACCGTAATCAtacagacccatagaataaaagtgacatgttatttacaccgcacggGGAACGGCATaaattgaaaacagaaaaacgatagcagaattgctgtttttgttccATTCCCTACCCAGAAagagtaaataaaagttaatcaatacgtTTTATGTTTCCCAAAATtgtgtgtttgaaaaaaaaaaaaactcatcctgcaaaaaaaaaaaactcatacagctttatcgacggaaaaataaaaaaagttatagctcttaatGCGGCgacaccaaaaaaaacaaaaaattcctaACTGACAGTGCAGGCTTAACCTGTTATAACGGCTCGTTCCCCCAGCCTGAAAAAGTCCGGTCTGACTGAGCCGCAGCCTTTCTAAAGGACCATCCCacctgaccctttttttttttaacagacagcCCATTTGCAGAGTCCATTTGCACAACGCTTTTTACcattcattgccctgtgtaaacagggcaacgatcagtcgatgaacgagcaaacgctcattcatcggctgatcgtaacgTTTATACGGAAAGAAATATTATCTTTgtcacatgatggaaatgcatggggacgagcgatcatagtaatgatcgctcgtccccatacaatactgatcatagctcattgtgaaaagagcaaacgagcgccgatcaatgacctgtcttgttgattggcgctcgttttcacagcccatatcggaccgtgtaatagggccttaactctTTCTCTGCAAAACAATCTCCCTGGTTGCGTTGGATCGATAAATCTTGAAATCGTGAAATATACTCCATCCACTACTTCTCTACGTCTCACAGCTGGTACTGGAGTAGCAGTGTGCAAAATTATTTGGTCCGTGTTGTGGTAGTATCTGTCTTCGTGTTACtccttccaaaaaaataaaaaatatggaacGGActgctcaccccccccccctcttcatcCGAACATCTTTTGCCCAGGAGAGGCGATGATCTGGACTCGTACAGACCCACCCACCCTCCACACCCACCTTGAATAATGTACAATCTATACTATGGATGGTTCACTCTTATTCTTTCTCCTTTTTGCGGCAGTGGTCGGATTTCTTTCACTGCCAAATCCCAAATTTACAAGAACTGAAAACATGGAAAGACAGAAATAACAGGCTATGCTTAAAAATAATCCcaaaaagtcattgaaatcttCGTATCTTACCTGTTATGGTGAAGATGGTCACAAGACTAAGAAGTTGTCCCATTCTTCATACTTTCTCTTGTAAGTTCTCCCTCctcccggaggtggaacagttttCTGAGTGTCTCAAACAAAGGAGTTTGATGTAATGACAAGAATAGACTTCACCTCAGACACGGCTGACTTTCTAAAAAGATCTGACATCTGAATATAAGAAATCATTGCTTCTTTTCCCTCAAAATCATCAAGAACAAGTTTATATTTTCCAGTTACATAATAAGGTTAATGTACCTTTAAAGGGACTGTCCGATCCCTTGAGTGCATTTTAGATAATAGATGGGAGTCGCTTATTTGGGACCTCTGACTATTAGCCGTAGCAGAGAAGTGGCTACCAAGAGCATCCCTTCTTCtgtaggacctgtcctgtccagtccatgcattacacagatagcTCATTGACGCCtatgacactgtgtaatacttatttTCCACTGtagtggcgctgtagggaaactgAATACTTGCCGCCAGGATCCTCAGCAGATTACAGCTAGTTACTGAGGGATACCCAGCTTAAAATAAGGAGACCCATCTAGCAAAAATGGATTTTCCCCATAGGTTCATACAGTTATAGCAGAGTTGAATTTACTGTCTTTTTTttg belongs to Rhinoderma darwinii isolate aRhiDar2 chromosome 8, aRhiDar2.hap1, whole genome shotgun sequence and includes:
- the LOC142660021 gene encoding 4-galactosyl-N-acetylglucosaminide 3-alpha-L-fucosyltransferase 9-like, with the protein product MKQYPIIIIIILVFIFLFSYNWKHIGIVFKCSQYPETLNEEVQNVKTTTQQTIPPPKETLVLVWNWPWGTHFPLDRCETEFRITGCRLSIDRSLYSAADAVIMHYADIMNNKNLVPQQPRNPHQHWVWLNLEPPLIISNLNMWGNMFNLTMTFRHDSDIYIPYGYLEALKEPQNNTIPPKSKLVAWVVSKWYPGVPRITYYEELKKHISVDVYGARHMKLSREDFHSTLSQYKFYLAFENSIYLDYITEKLWLNAMGSGTVPVVLGTSRENYERYVPGDAFIHVDDFSNPKELAAYLLELDKDDEKYRKYFNWRSQYSVKLWKDWSYPYCKACQIIKDGGPRHQVIRSLENWFLKDIHYGF